GCGGCCGCCCAGCGTGTTCCAGATGTAGAGGACGGCTACCGCCGGTACCAGGAACGAGTACAGCATCCAGCCCAGGCCCAGCGTGATGATGCCGAGCAGGAAGACCAGGATGGCGAAAGGAATGGTCAGCAGGCCGACCACGATATAGTCGAGAATACAGGCAAACACCCGGCGCGAGCGCACGCCGTCATAGGCACGGACATCGTCCAGCCTGGAAGTGATGATCTCGCCGTCAAGCACGCGCGCGTTCATGTCATATCCTCGTCATTCGGCGCGGTTTTCGTACCGGCCGGCTCAATCGAGATGGGGCGTGCCGGTCGCAGAATCAAGAGGCGCGTGTTACGGCGACGGTGAAATCTGGGTGGCGGGCCATCCGTGTTTCGCGTTTGCTTAAATCGGTTGAATGGATGATGGCCAAAGCGCTAGCTTGATGTGATCGGGCGGCGCCGCGACCGGATATGAAGCGCGTCGCGAACCGCGGCGGGACAAGAGGGTTTTATGGACTACGACATGCTGGTCATCGGCAGCGGCCCGTCGGGTAGGCGCGCCGCCGTGCAATCGGCCAAGCTCGGCAAGCGTGTGCTGGTGGCCGATGCCGGCCGGCGCCTGGGCGGGGTTTCGGTGCATACCGGCACCATCCCCTCCAAGACCCTGCGCGAGACGGTGCTCAACCTGTCGGGCTGGCGCGAACGCGGCTTCTACGGTCGCGGTTACCGGGTCAAGCAGGACATCTCCATCGGCGACTTGATCGAACGCCTGCACAAGACCCTCGACCACGAGGTCGAGGTGCTGCAGCACCAGTTCATGCGCAATGCGGTCAAGAGCGCGCGCGCCATGGTGCGGTTTCTCGGTCCCAATCGCGCCAGCCTCACCACCGATACCGGCGACTACAGCGAGATCGGCTTCGCCAATGCCCTGATCGCGGTGGGCACGCGGCCGCATCGCCCGGCCGAGGTGCCGTTCGACAAGAAGCGTGTGTTCGACAGCGACGAGATGCTCGAACTGTCGCAGCTGCCGCGTTCGCTGACGGTGATCGGCGCCGGCGTCATCGGCGTCGAATACGCCACCATCTTTTCGGCGCTCGACGTGCCGGTGACGCTGGTCGAGCCGCGCGACACGATTCTCGATTTCGTCGACCGCGAGATCGTCGACGACTTCATCCACCAGATGCGCGACCGCGGCATGACCATCCGGCTGGGCAGCAGCGTCAAGGAGGTGAAGTCTGGACAGGATTTCGCCGAGGTGACGCTTGCGGATGGCCGCAGCATCCGCTCCGAAATGGTGCTCTACGCCGCCGGCCGCAGCGGCAATGTCGGCAGTCTCGGGCTTGAGGCCGTCGGCATCGAGGCCGATGCCCGCGGCCGCATCAAGGTCGACCCGCACACGTTCCAGACCACGGTGGTGCCGAATATCTACGCCACCGGCGACGTCATCGGTTTTCCGAGCCTCGCCTCGACATCCATGGAGCAGGGCCGGGTGGCCGCATGCCATGCCTTCGGCGTGGCGCTGCCGCCGCCGCCAGAAACGTTTCCCTATGGCATCTACGCGGTGCCGGAAATCTCCACGGTCGGCCAGTCGGAAGAGCAGGTGCGCGCCAGCGGCGTTGCCTATGAAGTCGGTGTCGCGCGGTTCCGCGAGACGTCGCGCGGCCACATCATGGGCGTCAATTCGGGCTTCCTGAAGTTGCTCTTCTCGCTGGAGACGCGCCGGCTGCTCGGAGCGCATATTGTCGGCGAGGGCGCGACCGAGCTGATCCATATCGGCCAGGCAGTCATCAATCTCGGCGGCACGATCGATTTCTTCGTCAACAACACCTTCAACTATCCGACGTTGGCCGAAGCCTACAAGATCGCCGGGCTGGATGCCTGGAACCGGATGGGCCAGGGCTAAGGCCCGCCCCTTGCCGCGCCCGGCCTAGCGTGGCGCGGCGGCCGATGTCCGCACGATCAGTTCGAACGGCAGTTCCTGCCTGCGTAGGGCATCGCTCGGGTCGAGGATGGCACGTGCGGCGCGGCGGCCCATCTCGATGATCGGCTGGGCAATGGTCGTCAGTGGCGGTTCGCAGCGGGCGGATTCCGGCACGCCGTCGAAACCGATGATAGAAACATCGCCCGGCACCGACAATCCGCGCTCCTTCAGCCAGTCGATCGCGATCATGGCGATGCGGTCGGACATGGCGAGCAATGCCGTGGGCGGCTGCGGCCGGTCGAACATGTAGTTCAGACTGGCGTGCACGGTCGGCACGTCGTTGCCGGTCTCATAGATCGGCACGCTCCCCGCATCGATGCCGGCGTGGGAAAGGGCTTCCAGATAGCCGGTCAGGCGGTCGCGCGTGCCGGAATAGGTGGCGCCTTGCGCGCGGGCGGCGGTAACCGGCCCGGTGCTGCCTTCGGCGAAATGCAGCGCAAGGATACCGAAACGGCGATGGCCAAAGGCCAGCAGATGCTCGGCCGCCAGTTTGGCGCCGGCCCTGTTGTCGACGCCGATGGCCGAGGTTGCGCCCTCGTCGAAGGCGAAATCGAGCACGACAAAGGGAAGCTTGCGCTCGCGGGTCAGTTTCACCGGTTGCCAGTTGCCTTCGACGCAGAAGACGATGAAGCCGTCGACCAGTGCGCTCTGGATGTTCCAGGCGAGATGTTCGCCGTTGATGGCCGAGACCAGCGACAGGCCGGCACCGGTGGCATCGCAAATCTCGGAAATGCCGGACATCACCACGCGGGCGAAGGGGTCGTCGAAGAAATAGGAGAGGGGCTGCGCGGTGGCGACGCCGATGGCGTTGACCTTGCCAGCGCGCAACAGCCGTCCCTTGGGATCAGGCCCCGTATAGCCAAGCGCGTCCGCCGCGGCTTTCACCCGTTCGCGCACTTCCTCGCGCACGATCTCGGGGTGGCTGAAAACGTTGGAGGCAGTGCCATGCGAAACACCGGCGGCCTTGGCGACATCCGCCAGCCTGATCGGCTTGATCGCCGTCGCCTGTCTCGCCATAGGCATGCTCCTTTGCCGTTAAGGGTGCCGGGTTGCCTCGGCGCCGTCGGTCGCGTAGGCGACCCATTACCGCCAACCACTCGTGCACTTTCCGTTACCTTGAGGCAGCGGCAGAAGTCGTCTGGCGGATCAGCGTGTCATTCTTCTAGTTAGTCGGCGAGCAGCGCAATCCCAAGGCTTTTTAGCAGATTTCTTGAATCGATCCAGTTTCTCCTTGACGGGCAGGAGTGGTCGAGCGATATTTGAATCGATCCAATTCTGTGTATTTCGAGCTCGGGCCGATCCAGGGCCGGGCCGAATCCGACATCATCTCGAAGGAAAAGCAGCATGCATCCGATCGATTATCTGTTCGACGAACTGTATCGCAGCTACTGGGGCATTCCTCCGGTGTCCGAGAAGCGCAAGGCTGCCCGCCGCGACCGGTTGGCGATGCTTGGCTTCGATGCCGTCCGCCGCAAGCGGCGCTGAGCCGTTGCCGGCGGATCTGCGGGACAGGGAATAGAGAACAGAGAAGGTTACGGTCTAGCCGGCGCGCCTTGCAGCCGTCGACGGGAGACCAGCAGCGGTACGCACAGGAGGTAGAGGGCGGCGCCGCCGATCCAGACCAGCCCCGGGAAGGTGGCGCGCGTGGCGAAGTAGCCGGTTGAAATCGCCAGCGGCGCGACCACCGAGGCGAGGCTGGTCAAGCCGGCAAGCACGCCCTGCAGGCGGCCCTGATTGTTCTCGTCCACTTCGGCCGTCATCAACGATTGTAGCACCGGCGCGCCGATACCGCCGAGGCAGAGCAGCGGCAGCAACATGAAAGCCATCCAGCCACGCGTTGCTAGGCCGACTAGCACATAGGCGGCGCTGTCGGCGGCGATGCTGACGAGCAGAGCTTTTTTCTCGCCCAGCCTTTCGCTGACCGGCCCGGCGACGAATGCCTGCGCCAGGGCGTGGAACAGGCCGAACAAGGCAAGCGAGATGCCGACGGTCAGCGGGTCCCAGGCGAACTTGTCCTCGACATAGACGACCCAGATCGTGCCGCCGACTTCGCCGATCATCGTCAGCAACACGGCAGTGCCCAGCAAAGGCAGCAACAGCGGAAAGCCGAATGCCCAGCGCAAGGGCGCGAAGGGATTGAGGGAAACGGTCGCCATTTCGCGGTCGCGGCGCTTCGGCTCCTTCAGCACAAAAAGGGCGATCAGCAAGGTGATGCCGTTCAAGGCCGCGGCAACGAGGAATGGCGCGCGGGTCCAGACGCCTCCGAGAAGGCCGCCTATCGCCGGGCCGGCGATGAAGCCGATGCCGAAGGCCGCGCCAAGCTGTCCAAAGCGCCGAGCGCGCTGCTCTTCCGGCGTGACGTCGGCGATGTAGGCCGATGCGACCGCCGAAACGGCACCGGTTATTCCGGCGATCGCGCGGCCGACGAACAGCAACCACAGCGTCGGGGCCACGGTCATGAACAGATAATCGACAGCCGCGCCGGCCAGCGACATCAACAGCAGCGGTCGACGCCCGAAGCGGTCGG
The genomic region above belongs to Mesorhizobium terrae and contains:
- a CDS encoding RDD family protein; this translates as MNARVLDGEIITSRLDDVRAYDGVRSRRVFACILDYIVVGLLTIPFAILVFLLGIITLGLGWMLYSFLVPAVAVLYIWNTLGGREQATLGMRAMGIRLDRLDGAPIDGMTAVVHTVLFWAGNVLLTPLVLLVTLFSDRKRALHDLLLGTVVSRSDR
- the sthA gene encoding Si-specific NAD(P)(+) transhydrogenase, coding for MDYDMLVIGSGPSGRRAAVQSAKLGKRVLVADAGRRLGGVSVHTGTIPSKTLRETVLNLSGWRERGFYGRGYRVKQDISIGDLIERLHKTLDHEVEVLQHQFMRNAVKSARAMVRFLGPNRASLTTDTGDYSEIGFANALIAVGTRPHRPAEVPFDKKRVFDSDEMLELSQLPRSLTVIGAGVIGVEYATIFSALDVPVTLVEPRDTILDFVDREIVDDFIHQMRDRGMTIRLGSSVKEVKSGQDFAEVTLADGRSIRSEMVLYAAGRSGNVGSLGLEAVGIEADARGRIKVDPHTFQTTVVPNIYATGDVIGFPSLASTSMEQGRVAACHAFGVALPPPPETFPYGIYAVPEISTVGQSEEQVRASGVAYEVGVARFRETSRGHIMGVNSGFLKLLFSLETRRLLGAHIVGEGATELIHIGQAVINLGGTIDFFVNNTFNYPTLAEAYKIAGLDAWNRMGQG
- a CDS encoding substrate-binding domain-containing protein, whose amino-acid sequence is MARQATAIKPIRLADVAKAAGVSHGTASNVFSHPEIVREEVRERVKAAADALGYTGPDPKGRLLRAGKVNAIGVATAQPLSYFFDDPFARVVMSGISEICDATGAGLSLVSAINGEHLAWNIQSALVDGFIVFCVEGNWQPVKLTRERKLPFVVLDFAFDEGATSAIGVDNRAGAKLAAEHLLAFGHRRFGILALHFAEGSTGPVTAARAQGATYSGTRDRLTGYLEALSHAGIDAGSVPIYETGNDVPTVHASLNYMFDRPQPPTALLAMSDRIAMIAIDWLKERGLSVPGDVSIIGFDGVPESARCEPPLTTIAQPIIEMGRRAARAILDPSDALRRQELPFELIVRTSAAAPR
- the tet gene encoding Tet(A)/Tet(B)/Tet(C) family tetracycline efflux MFS transporter — its product is MNRPIAVILATVALTATGIGLTMPVIPQLLREVGHTGDLGWRYGAFLALYALMQFVFAPLLGALSDRFGRRPLLLMSLAGAAVDYLFMTVAPTLWLLFVGRAIAGITGAVSAVASAYIADVTPEEQRARRFGQLGAAFGIGFIAGPAIGGLLGGVWTRAPFLVAAALNGITLLIALFVLKEPKRRDREMATVSLNPFAPLRWAFGFPLLLPLLGTAVLLTMIGEVGGTIWVVYVEDKFAWDPLTVGISLALFGLFHALAQAFVAGPVSERLGEKKALLVSIAADSAAYVLVGLATRGWMAFMLLPLLCLGGIGAPVLQSLMTAEVDENNQGRLQGVLAGLTSLASVVAPLAISTGYFATRATFPGLVWIGGAALYLLCVPLLVSRRRLQGAPARP